One segment of Leptospirillum ferrooxidans C2-3 DNA contains the following:
- a CDS encoding ATP-dependent DNA ligase, producing the protein MGFCIDEISEDFSKMEAIKGRTELAGILGNLFLRCDEEEIAPLVYVVQGQLSPPFRGEPMGMASRLLIRALSEVKAKKTFSDLNPEEAKKMEKSLDVMLAHLGDPGALAQEVLSQNSPSRLSFLDVFRILERLSQMEGEGSQVDKVSELATLLSRLSPLSARFVARFVMGKLRLGVGDSTIIEALAVSGGGRATKSIVEKAYNICSDLGLVGRKIKQGGLESLSSLEPSPGFPIRVALCERLSSGEDIIAKIGRCSIESKYDGFRCQIHIIAGKVEIFSRNLDSMTSMFPEIVRATKEIFGNRSAIFEGEALGIDPETGTYQPFQVTITRKRKHNVLEKSLEIPLRLLVFDLLYLDGVSWMERPFFERRAKVETLFGAEKFDILEVERPPAGVIGSSRLIFTDEASKVNEFFEEVVEEGFEGIIAKRLDGIYTAGSRNFNWIKLKKSYQGKISDTLDLVIIGYYLGKGQRLKLGIGAILAAVWDRDSKSFASIARIGSGLTEEKWMMLSAMLREIVVPERPVDVMSDVVPDFWVLPRFVVTVRADEISRSSMHAAGRDYLSNTEGTPEGYALRFPRMVSFVRADKKPEDATEVSEIVSLFDLQRSLSQRSQREKPSSVRK; encoded by the coding sequence GTGGGGTTTTGCATAGATGAGATTAGTGAAGATTTCAGCAAAATGGAGGCGATAAAAGGGAGGACCGAATTGGCTGGGATCCTCGGCAATCTTTTTCTCCGTTGCGACGAGGAAGAGATTGCCCCCCTTGTCTATGTGGTTCAGGGACAGTTGTCCCCTCCATTTCGCGGTGAACCGATGGGAATGGCTTCAAGGCTTTTGATTCGAGCGCTTTCCGAGGTCAAGGCAAAAAAAACGTTCTCCGACCTTAATCCGGAAGAAGCTAAAAAGATGGAAAAATCCCTGGATGTAATGCTCGCTCATTTGGGTGACCCAGGGGCATTGGCACAAGAGGTCCTCTCTCAAAATAGTCCTTCAAGGCTTTCATTCCTGGACGTTTTTAGAATTCTTGAGCGGCTTTCCCAAATGGAAGGAGAAGGGTCCCAAGTCGACAAGGTCAGTGAGCTGGCGACGCTTCTTTCCCGGCTATCCCCATTGTCCGCCCGCTTTGTTGCAAGGTTTGTCATGGGGAAACTTCGACTTGGTGTTGGGGATTCAACCATTATTGAGGCATTGGCTGTTTCTGGCGGAGGAAGAGCCACCAAGTCTATCGTTGAAAAGGCCTACAATATTTGCTCAGACTTGGGACTTGTCGGGAGAAAGATCAAGCAGGGCGGTCTTGAAAGCCTGTCATCCCTGGAACCGAGTCCCGGCTTTCCGATTCGAGTTGCGTTATGCGAAAGATTGTCTTCCGGGGAAGACATTATTGCCAAGATCGGACGCTGTTCGATTGAGAGCAAATATGACGGTTTCAGATGCCAGATCCATATCATCGCAGGAAAAGTCGAGATTTTTTCAAGAAATCTTGATTCCATGACATCCATGTTTCCGGAAATCGTTCGAGCCACAAAGGAAATCTTTGGAAATAGAAGCGCCATTTTTGAAGGGGAGGCCCTTGGAATTGATCCGGAAACAGGGACCTACCAGCCATTCCAGGTTACGATTACCCGTAAAAGGAAGCATAATGTTTTGGAAAAATCCCTGGAGATTCCCTTGAGGCTTCTGGTCTTTGACCTCCTTTACCTTGATGGTGTTTCTTGGATGGAGCGGCCTTTCTTCGAAAGGAGAGCTAAGGTTGAGACCCTTTTTGGCGCGGAGAAATTTGATATTTTGGAAGTGGAGCGACCTCCTGCGGGAGTTATTGGCTCTTCCCGACTTATTTTTACGGATGAGGCCTCAAAGGTAAACGAATTTTTTGAAGAAGTGGTTGAGGAGGGATTTGAGGGAATCATTGCGAAGCGTCTGGACGGCATTTATACTGCGGGGTCAAGAAATTTCAACTGGATCAAGCTTAAAAAAAGCTATCAGGGAAAAATTTCGGATACATTGGATCTGGTCATTATCGGGTACTATCTGGGGAAAGGCCAGAGGCTAAAATTGGGAATAGGGGCAATCTTGGCCGCTGTCTGGGATAGAGATTCAAAGTCGTTTGCCTCCATTGCCCGCATCGGATCCGGTTTGACGGAAGAGAAATGGATGATGCTTTCGGCAATGCTGAGAGAAATCGTTGTGCCGGAACGTCCTGTAGATGTGATGAGCGATGTTGTTCCAGACTTCTGGGTCCTTCCACGATTTGTTGTCACCGTAAGGGCAGATGAAATCAGCAGGTCTTCAATGCATGCCGCTGGCAGGGATTACCTTTCGAACACGGAAGGAACCCCCGAAGGCTACGCCCTTCGTTTTCCACGAATGGTCTCTTTTGTGCGCGCCGATAAAAAACCCGAAGATGCGACTGAAGTCTCCGAAATTGTTTCCTTGTTTGACTTGCAGAGAAGCTTGTCCCAGAGGTCCCAACGGGAAAAACCTTCTTCTGTCCGGAAATAA
- a CDS encoding Hsp20/alpha crystallin family protein yields MKPHDIDTLFLQLAGALSRGLTPEIVFRSSGEPRWQPMTDIYETEGEVVIKIELAGVPKEEISIGMDGNRLLVRGVRKDESKSYAPQKKKNYLQMEINYGEFERAFLLPEGLDPQSVRAEYSLGFLRVIVKRRPPRQIVTVQVTDGEELKNG; encoded by the coding sequence ATGAAACCTCATGATATAGATACACTTTTCTTGCAGTTGGCGGGTGCCCTTTCCAGGGGATTGACTCCTGAAATTGTTTTCCGGTCATCGGGGGAGCCAAGGTGGCAACCAATGACGGATATCTATGAAACCGAAGGAGAGGTTGTTATCAAGATTGAGCTTGCCGGCGTGCCAAAGGAAGAAATATCGATCGGGATGGATGGAAACCGACTGTTGGTAAGGGGTGTCAGAAAGGATGAATCTAAAAGTTACGCCCCTCAAAAGAAAAAAAACTATCTCCAGATGGAAATTAACTATGGGGAGTTTGAGCGGGCCTTTTTATTGCCTGAAGGGTTGGATCCGCAAAGTGTTCGGGCCGAGTATTCGCTTGGTTTTTTGAGGGTTATAGTGAAAAGACGCCCCCCAAGACAAATTGTGACTGTTCAGGTTACCGACGGAGAGGAGTTAAAAAATGGTTGA
- the lon gene encoding endopeptidase La, protein MVEEQVRTPGESPLVVLQDSVVFPHILTSLAFHHPMDLAAIDEAMNREPKTLVCVTARNSGKEESASLETVSPELPVKLENLHEVGTMVLIHKLLRIPAGGVAIMVQGIRRVKIDEIVQTDPVVRVRVHPDPESPDRSVETEALMRLILGQVKQLAELAPYLPDEFETMALNIDNPHHLAYLVVTFLKLPVEDRQKILEIDSSEAKLTNLSTHLEREIELLELGGKIKSKIQDDVQKSQRDFFLREQVRAIQKELGDGEEGDEDIVRYREKIAKSQLPPEVLREVNRELDRLVRFGNGQSQESGVIRTYLDVVLDLPWARHSTEPFSIEKAQKILDEDHYGIEKVKDRILDELAVHLRAKGKNRGPVLCFIGPPGVGKTTLGQSIARAMGRSFVRVSLGGVRDDSEIRGHRRTYVGAMPGRIIQGMRKAGTHNPVFMLDEIDKLGSDQRGDPASALLEVLDSSQNKDFRDHYLDLPFDLSEVFFIATANVFQTIPPPLLDRMEIIRLAGYTWEEKRHIARQYLIPRVMKELGIDPFEFRLDDPALVRLIREFTREAGVRTLDRKIATLLRKVVRVRSEMSRKRKVIITPKSISTYLGNEYVEPEHLLDKAAPGVVTGLAWTPNGGDVLFIETLAIEGSKGFILTGHLGDVMKESARTAFSVVQSRIAKLGIEQNFFSKNEIHVHVPGGAIPKDGPSAGITIAVAIVSLVTGIPVPETLAMTGEIALSGRVLPVGGVKEKLIGAREAGIKRVFIPEKNAKDLLEIPEEVKKDLTIVLVSHIDDIFDECFSIKKRKKPVLSKVGKKFS, encoded by the coding sequence ATGGTTGAAGAACAGGTTCGGACACCTGGTGAATCTCCCTTGGTCGTTTTGCAGGATTCCGTTGTTTTTCCTCATATATTGACGTCTCTTGCCTTTCACCACCCGATGGATCTGGCTGCGATCGATGAGGCCATGAATCGGGAGCCAAAGACTCTGGTCTGTGTGACTGCAAGAAATTCCGGAAAAGAAGAGTCAGCTTCCCTGGAGACTGTTTCTCCGGAGCTTCCGGTTAAGCTTGAAAATCTCCATGAGGTCGGGACGATGGTTCTCATTCATAAACTCCTTCGAATCCCTGCAGGTGGGGTTGCGATCATGGTCCAGGGAATCAGGAGAGTGAAAATTGATGAGATCGTCCAGACGGATCCGGTTGTCCGGGTGAGGGTTCATCCGGATCCAGAATCACCGGATCGCTCCGTGGAAACCGAAGCGTTGATGAGGCTGATCCTGGGGCAGGTCAAGCAACTGGCAGAGCTTGCGCCTTACCTTCCGGACGAGTTTGAGACAATGGCTTTAAACATTGACAACCCCCATCACCTGGCTTACCTCGTTGTGACGTTTTTGAAATTGCCAGTTGAAGATCGTCAGAAAATTCTGGAAATTGATTCGTCTGAAGCCAAATTGACGAATTTGTCGACACATCTCGAGCGCGAGATAGAGCTTCTTGAACTTGGTGGAAAAATAAAGTCCAAAATTCAGGATGATGTTCAGAAAAGCCAGAGGGACTTTTTCCTTCGGGAGCAGGTTCGAGCAATCCAGAAAGAGCTTGGTGACGGGGAAGAGGGTGATGAGGACATTGTCCGTTATCGGGAAAAAATTGCGAAAAGCCAGCTTCCTCCAGAGGTTTTGAGAGAAGTGAACCGGGAGCTTGATCGACTGGTTCGCTTTGGAAACGGGCAGTCGCAAGAGTCTGGTGTCATTCGAACCTATCTTGACGTTGTTCTGGATCTTCCATGGGCAAGACATTCCACTGAACCTTTTTCGATTGAAAAGGCTCAGAAAATCCTTGATGAGGATCATTATGGAATTGAAAAAGTCAAAGACCGCATCCTGGATGAACTGGCTGTTCACCTTCGGGCAAAAGGGAAAAACAGGGGACCTGTTTTGTGTTTTATCGGACCTCCTGGGGTCGGAAAGACAACCTTGGGTCAATCAATCGCCCGTGCAATGGGGAGATCTTTTGTACGGGTTTCTCTCGGAGGAGTTCGGGATGACTCTGAGATCAGGGGACATCGTCGCACGTATGTCGGTGCGATGCCTGGAAGAATTATTCAGGGAATGAGAAAAGCCGGAACGCATAATCCTGTATTTATGCTGGATGAAATCGACAAGCTGGGATCAGATCAGCGTGGGGATCCTGCATCAGCGCTTCTGGAAGTTCTCGACTCATCTCAGAACAAGGACTTCAGGGATCACTATCTTGATCTTCCCTTTGACTTGTCAGAAGTTTTTTTTATTGCAACAGCGAATGTCTTTCAGACGATCCCACCACCATTGCTTGATCGAATGGAGATCATCCGTCTTGCAGGTTATACATGGGAGGAAAAGCGTCATATTGCCAGGCAATATCTCATTCCTCGTGTCATGAAAGAGCTTGGGATTGACCCTTTTGAATTTCGTCTTGACGATCCAGCTCTGGTTCGCTTGATCCGGGAGTTCACTCGTGAAGCGGGTGTCAGGACACTTGATCGAAAAATCGCAACGCTACTTCGAAAAGTGGTTCGGGTTCGATCGGAAATGTCCAGAAAGCGAAAGGTGATCATTACTCCGAAGTCCATTTCCACATATCTGGGAAATGAGTATGTTGAACCAGAACATCTTCTGGACAAGGCCGCTCCTGGAGTCGTAACCGGTCTGGCATGGACTCCGAATGGGGGGGATGTTCTTTTTATTGAAACGCTTGCGATCGAAGGCTCAAAAGGCTTTATTCTGACCGGGCACCTCGGAGATGTCATGAAGGAGTCAGCCAGAACAGCCTTTTCGGTTGTCCAGTCCAGAATTGCAAAATTGGGAATCGAACAGAATTTTTTTTCAAAGAATGAGATTCATGTTCATGTCCCGGGTGGTGCGATTCCAAAAGATGGCCCTTCTGCCGGAATTACGATTGCTGTTGCGATCGTATCCCTTGTGACTGGGATCCCTGTTCCGGAAACGCTTGCGATGACCGGAGAGATCGCTCTTTCCGGGAGAGTCTTGCCCGTTGGAGGAGTCAAGGAAAAGCTGATCGGTGCGCGTGAGGCAGGTATCAAGCGGGTTTTTATTCCTGAAAAAAATGCCAAAGATCTTCTGGAAATTCCGGAGGAGGTGAAGAAAGACTTGACGATCGTTCTTGTATCCCATATTGATGATATTTTTGATGAATGCTTCTCGATTAAAAAACGGAAGAAGCCGGTTTTGTCCAAGGTTGGAAAGAAGTTTTCTTGA
- the nth gene encoding endonuclease III — translation MKKPNAAYVREIFEKLKVSIPHPAMELDFVSPFELLVATVLSAQSTDKTVNTITPTLFRKFPDPESMARASLSDLEGLIRSAGFFHRKSLQLIGLSRAIVDHFHGKVPDNIDELVKLPGVGRKTASVVLAYGFHIPAIAVDTHVIRVSNRLGLTVSSDPEEIESDLCSIIPREDWINSGSRLLLHGRYVCVARKPLCGSCVLSNLCPSKAPI, via the coding sequence TTGAAAAAGCCGAATGCAGCATATGTAAGGGAAATCTTTGAAAAACTGAAGGTGTCGATTCCCCATCCGGCCATGGAGCTTGACTTTGTTTCACCCTTTGAGCTTTTGGTGGCGACCGTTTTGTCTGCCCAATCAACAGATAAAACGGTCAACACTATTACCCCGACCCTTTTCCGTAAATTTCCTGACCCAGAATCAATGGCAAGAGCTTCTCTTTCAGATCTGGAAGGGCTTATTCGTTCTGCCGGATTTTTCCATAGGAAATCTCTTCAATTGATTGGTCTTTCCCGGGCAATTGTCGATCACTTCCATGGAAAAGTGCCTGATAATATCGACGAACTGGTCAAATTGCCAGGGGTTGGCAGAAAAACGGCAAGTGTTGTTTTGGCCTATGGATTTCATATTCCGGCAATCGCGGTTGACACCCACGTCATTCGGGTATCCAACCGGCTTGGTCTTACCGTATCCTCAGATCCTGAGGAAATTGAATCGGATCTCTGCAGTATCATCCCCCGGGAAGACTGGATTAATTCGGGGAGTCGTCTCCTTTTGCATGGACGTTATGTTTGTGTCGCCAGGAAGCCACTCTGTGGGTCTTGTGTATTATCGAACCTGTGTCCTTCTAAAGCTCCCATTTAA
- a CDS encoding glycoside hydrolase family 15 protein, translated as MARDIPLSNGCLFLSFDLDYQMREVTYPFIGLENQTEGHPLRFGFYYDGRMDWISRSTWDLKMGYEDGSLVTLVEGTNTSRNIVFNSRDAIDFYENLWIRKIHITNIGSNPREIRTFFCPDFHIGGNEVGDTAFFDPSMKIIIHYKRDRYFSFGLMHPDNGPGIRSYATGRKEMEGSEGTWRDAEDGLLSQNPIAQGSVDSAFSTSLDLLPGETKVLYFWMVAATSLIETRLLNQAVLDRHPDQFLERTSHYWNFWTDPEKCSKKKFADDSQSKADPFLEKLRDRKKTNLLILRTHISKNGASAAAIDSDSLELARDSYAYLWPRDGANVALALSRSGHHGLGRRFFEFAGEIIQPEGYFLHKYNMDGTPASSWLPWIREGAVQLPIQEDETGYVLWALKMQFQIDRDFDLITPLYKKMIKPAGLFLRDYRDPGTGLPLASYDLWEERHGTFLHTAAMTWAGLESAAYFSDSFGETVLARSFLKAADEIREGIQKHLWNPDEGYFYRGVEILDGAVLNKDPTPDISSLVLVETGFLDPSSQSDRDQLKLLLQRQENELKINTGIGGYTRYKNDPYYLSQESRNANILGNPWFISTLWMAQGYAALGSTGESGAISKTKELLAWAMEKALPSGVMAEQLNALNGDPISVSPLAWSHAAFLNTVHMAEEYKIIPATA; from the coding sequence ATGGCAAGAGACATACCGTTATCAAATGGATGCCTGTTTCTCTCGTTCGATCTGGACTATCAAATGAGGGAGGTCACATATCCTTTTATCGGACTTGAAAATCAAACAGAAGGGCATCCCCTTCGATTTGGTTTTTATTACGACGGGAGAATGGACTGGATCTCAAGATCAACCTGGGACTTAAAAATGGGCTACGAAGACGGCTCTCTTGTCACACTTGTAGAAGGCACGAATACGTCCCGGAACATCGTATTCAATTCCCGCGATGCAATCGATTTCTACGAAAACTTGTGGATCAGAAAAATCCATATCACAAATATCGGAAGCAATCCGAGGGAAATCAGGACATTTTTTTGCCCCGACTTTCATATCGGAGGGAATGAGGTTGGAGATACTGCCTTTTTCGATCCCTCCATGAAAATTATCATTCACTATAAAAGAGACCGGTATTTCAGCTTTGGACTCATGCATCCCGATAACGGTCCGGGCATTCGCTCCTATGCGACAGGACGAAAGGAAATGGAAGGCAGCGAAGGAACATGGCGGGATGCCGAAGATGGACTATTGTCACAAAATCCCATTGCCCAAGGATCCGTTGATTCCGCTTTCTCCACTTCCCTTGATCTCTTGCCTGGAGAAACAAAAGTCCTCTATTTCTGGATGGTTGCAGCAACAAGCCTGATAGAAACAAGATTGCTGAATCAGGCTGTTCTCGATCGACACCCGGACCAATTTCTCGAACGCACATCCCATTACTGGAATTTCTGGACCGATCCGGAAAAATGCTCAAAGAAAAAATTTGCGGACGATTCACAATCAAAAGCAGATCCATTTCTGGAAAAACTTCGTGACAGAAAAAAAACAAACCTTCTGATTCTTCGAACTCACATTTCAAAAAATGGGGCCAGCGCGGCAGCAATTGACTCTGACAGTCTTGAGCTTGCACGTGACAGCTATGCCTATCTTTGGCCAAGAGACGGAGCCAATGTCGCATTGGCCCTCTCCCGTTCCGGACACCATGGACTAGGGAGAAGATTCTTTGAGTTTGCCGGGGAGATCATTCAGCCGGAAGGATATTTCCTGCATAAATACAATATGGACGGAACGCCAGCTTCCTCATGGCTTCCCTGGATTCGGGAAGGGGCTGTCCAGCTCCCCATACAGGAAGATGAAACAGGGTACGTTCTTTGGGCTCTCAAGATGCAATTCCAAATCGACAGGGACTTCGATCTTATCACCCCCCTCTATAAAAAAATGATTAAACCGGCCGGGCTTTTTCTAAGAGACTACCGGGATCCTGGAACGGGACTTCCTCTGGCCTCCTATGACTTATGGGAGGAACGGCATGGAACATTTCTTCATACAGCCGCCATGACATGGGCCGGACTTGAAAGTGCAGCCTATTTTTCAGACTCATTCGGAGAAACCGTCTTGGCCAGGTCTTTTTTGAAAGCGGCCGATGAAATCAGGGAAGGGATACAGAAACATCTCTGGAATCCGGATGAAGGATATTTCTACCGTGGGGTAGAAATCCTCGACGGAGCAGTGTTGAATAAAGATCCAACTCCGGATATCAGTTCCCTCGTTCTTGTTGAAACCGGATTTCTTGATCCTTCCAGTCAATCCGACAGGGACCAGCTCAAGCTTCTCCTCCAGCGGCAAGAAAACGAACTCAAGATCAATACAGGAATTGGTGGCTACACACGATATAAAAATGATCCCTACTATCTGTCACAAGAATCCAGAAATGCCAATATTCTTGGGAATCCTTGGTTCATAAGCACGCTCTGGATGGCACAAGGATATGCTGCTCTTGGCAGTACCGGAGAGAGCGGAGCGATTTCAAAAACAAAGGAACTCCTCGCATGGGCGATGGAAAAGGCACTTCCGTCCGGAGTCATGGCAGAGCAGCTCAATGCCTTGAATGGAGATCCGATCTCTGTCTCCCCCCTGGCCTGGAGTCATGCGGCGTTTCTCAATACAGTCCACATGGCTGAAGAATACAAGATTATTCCCGCAACAGCCTGA
- the hisS gene encoding histidine--tRNA ligase codes for MIHAPRGIKDRVPPEEDQFLSLVSIAERYLQQAGFKKVGLPIFESSSLFTRSIGVETDIVEKEMYLFEDKGGEHFALRPEGTASLLRLAIQHHLIEPARITRLSYQGPMFRHERPQAGRLRQFHQVGAEILGSITPQDNIDLLVVIDSLARKLNLPGTTLFINNMGCAQCRPVFRKALVEYLSNNQSGLCTTCQKRTGTNPLRVLDCKVPDCQPIIEKAPSIIDFLCEISRSHYEEVCSGLRNLSIPFTVNHRLVRGLDYYTETTFEFVSNALGSQSTWAAGGQYDGLIGQLEGPDVSGAGFAIGVERLALLAEKAGTLPAPPTYSQDVSLLPLGENAIPLVQRLIRDSREAGISATGIFGATKIKQGFKQAERDGSRFLLIVGEDEIAKQELLLKDLLTSEQISLPLFPLTRLIEHIRTVRNQEKVSPVF; via the coding sequence GTGATTCATGCTCCCCGAGGTATCAAGGACCGAGTCCCCCCGGAAGAAGATCAGTTCCTCTCCCTTGTTTCCATCGCTGAGAGATACCTCCAGCAAGCTGGATTTAAAAAGGTAGGACTGCCAATCTTTGAATCGTCCTCCCTTTTCACACGATCCATCGGCGTTGAAACAGACATTGTCGAAAAAGAGATGTATCTTTTTGAAGACAAGGGAGGAGAACACTTTGCGCTTCGACCGGAAGGAACAGCATCCCTTCTTCGACTGGCCATCCAACACCATCTAATCGAACCAGCCCGCATCACCAGACTTTCCTATCAGGGCCCCATGTTTCGCCATGAAAGGCCTCAGGCTGGCCGATTAAGACAGTTCCATCAAGTCGGTGCCGAAATATTGGGCTCGATCACGCCACAAGACAACATTGACCTCCTCGTCGTGATTGACTCACTCGCCAGAAAACTGAATCTTCCGGGCACAACACTTTTTATCAACAACATGGGATGTGCCCAATGTCGCCCTGTTTTTCGAAAAGCACTCGTAGAATACCTTTCGAACAACCAGTCCGGTCTATGCACCACATGCCAAAAACGTACTGGAACGAACCCGCTGAGAGTCCTTGATTGCAAAGTGCCGGACTGTCAGCCAATCATTGAAAAGGCTCCTTCCATCATTGATTTCCTTTGCGAAATCTCCAGATCGCATTATGAAGAGGTTTGCTCGGGACTCAGGAACTTATCAATCCCCTTCACGGTCAACCACCGTCTTGTCAGAGGACTCGATTACTATACGGAAACAACCTTCGAGTTTGTATCCAATGCCCTGGGCTCTCAATCCACTTGGGCCGCCGGAGGTCAATATGATGGCCTTATTGGACAACTGGAAGGCCCTGATGTTTCTGGAGCAGGCTTTGCCATAGGGGTCGAACGTCTTGCGCTACTCGCCGAAAAGGCCGGAACGCTTCCAGCGCCACCCACCTACTCCCAGGACGTATCACTCCTTCCCCTCGGCGAAAATGCCATCCCATTGGTACAACGCCTCATCCGGGATTCAAGGGAGGCAGGAATTTCTGCCACCGGCATTTTTGGCGCCACCAAAATCAAGCAGGGCTTCAAACAGGCTGAACGGGACGGCTCACGCTTCCTGCTGATTGTCGGCGAAGATGAAATCGCAAAACAGGAACTTCTCCTCAAGGATCTTCTGACAAGCGAACAGATTTCGCTTCCTCTTTTCCCGCTGACAAGGCTTATAGAGCATATCCGCACTGTCCGGAACCAGGAAAAGGTCTCACCAGTCTTCTAG
- a CDS encoding glycoside hydrolase family 15 protein has protein sequence MSRFLPVANGRLFVSFDESHLLSELTWPYVGLENHVGGNGFRLGLFFSGKFVWVNSSHIRKRRYRSAVMVSEASLFFPELGGLECVLTDWVDLDIDVHFRRVELINSPADNETVTFFFHQNFSISHQDIGDTAMYLPQQEALLHYKDQRYFLVGALMESPGRAVENAMFEYACGSRHGNREGTWRDAEDGSLGGNPIAQGTVDSVFSVMLKPEKQNKPFSVLTICGTSQSEVLSTYAKVKRKTPERSLSQTSGFWKLWITSHPLASQAIPSEWIRLYETSLFLIRTHMGKSGSIVAAIDSVSLNYSRDTYSYLWPRDGALIAHALDKAGLGDLSRRFYELLPTLICEEGFLAHKYHPNLSIGSSWHPSGVVGAPAYPIQEDETALCIWALWEHFKKYRDLDSIRPIFQGFVLPAARFMAKFRNPATGLPLPSYDLWEERAGVSTHTAATVYGGLKAAASFSTGFGDPSEARYFEQAAIEVKEGILRYLLNETTGCFYRGLVLGKDGETFPDPTPDASMYALFEYGVLPLQDIRLIRTMDWLFESLWTPGPIGGVARYSNDHYYRSGDHQPSNPWVISTLWMARWFMRSTPSPLESAQVMSLLSWVFERAGGSGMLPEQVDPVTGDRLSVSPLVWSHAEWVITLMELDSISQVEPHPWEGNL, from the coding sequence ATGTCACGATTCTTGCCCGTCGCAAATGGCCGACTTTTTGTGTCCTTTGATGAATCCCATTTGTTATCAGAACTGACGTGGCCTTATGTCGGACTGGAAAACCATGTCGGGGGCAACGGTTTTCGGCTAGGTCTTTTCTTTTCCGGGAAATTCGTCTGGGTAAACTCTTCCCATATTCGCAAGCGCCGTTACAGATCTGCTGTGATGGTTTCGGAGGCATCGCTCTTTTTTCCCGAACTGGGAGGGCTTGAATGTGTTTTGACTGATTGGGTGGATCTTGACATCGATGTGCATTTTCGCCGAGTCGAGTTGATCAATTCTCCAGCGGACAATGAAACAGTGACTTTTTTCTTCCACCAGAATTTTTCCATCAGCCATCAGGATATTGGTGATACGGCCATGTATCTTCCTCAGCAGGAAGCCCTTCTTCACTATAAGGATCAACGTTATTTCCTAGTGGGCGCTCTCATGGAGTCTCCCGGAAGGGCTGTTGAAAACGCAATGTTCGAGTATGCATGCGGATCTCGGCATGGCAACAGGGAAGGGACATGGCGAGATGCCGAAGACGGAAGTCTTGGTGGAAACCCTATTGCCCAGGGTACGGTGGATTCCGTTTTTTCGGTGATGTTGAAACCTGAAAAACAAAACAAACCTTTTTCTGTGTTGACAATTTGCGGAACCAGTCAAAGCGAGGTTCTGTCAACTTACGCAAAGGTCAAGCGGAAAACACCGGAGAGATCACTTTCCCAGACTTCAGGTTTTTGGAAACTCTGGATTACCTCACATCCGCTGGCTTCTCAGGCCATTCCTTCTGAATGGATAAGACTTTATGAGACAAGTCTCTTTTTGATCAGAACCCACATGGGAAAAAGTGGGTCGATCGTTGCAGCGATTGATTCTGTTTCTTTGAACTATTCGAGGGATACCTATTCCTATTTATGGCCCAGAGATGGAGCTTTGATTGCCCATGCGCTGGACAAGGCTGGTCTGGGTGATCTGTCCAGGCGATTCTATGAGCTGTTGCCGACCCTTATTTGTGAGGAAGGTTTTTTGGCTCACAAGTATCACCCCAACCTTTCAATAGGATCTTCCTGGCATCCATCTGGTGTTGTGGGTGCTCCTGCATATCCTATCCAGGAAGACGAGACAGCGCTATGTATCTGGGCGCTTTGGGAGCATTTTAAAAAATATCGGGATCTTGACTCGATTCGTCCAATTTTTCAGGGATTTGTTTTGCCAGCCGCAAGATTTATGGCAAAGTTCCGGAATCCTGCAACAGGATTGCCCCTACCTTCATATGACCTCTGGGAAGAGCGTGCAGGGGTATCAACACATACCGCTGCCACTGTTTATGGAGGTCTCAAGGCTGCTGCAAGTTTTTCAACAGGATTTGGTGACCCATCAGAAGCCCGGTATTTTGAGCAGGCGGCCATTGAGGTAAAGGAAGGAATCCTTCGATATCTGTTAAATGAGACTACTGGATGTTTTTATAGAGGTCTGGTCCTTGGGAAAGATGGAGAAACTTTTCCGGACCCTACCCCTGATGCAAGTATGTATGCTCTTTTTGAATATGGTGTTTTACCGCTTCAGGATATTCGTCTTATTCGGACGATGGATTGGCTTTTTGAGTCTCTCTGGACACCCGGACCTATTGGTGGGGTGGCCAGATACAGCAATGATCACTACTATAGGAGCGGTGATCACCAGCCTTCTAATCCATGGGTGATCTCAACGTTGTGGATGGCCCGCTGGTTCATGCGGTCGACCCCATCTCCTCTTGAGTCAGCCCAAGTGATGAGCCTCCTCTCCTGGGTATTTGAGCGTGCAGGGGGAAGTGGAATGCTTCCGGAGCAGGTCGATCCTGTTACAGGGGATCGACTGTCTGTTTCCCCCTTGGTCTGGAGTCATGCAGAATGGGTGATTACACTCATGGAGCTTGATTCCATTTCCCAGGTTGAGCCGCACCCATGGGAAGGGAATCTGTGA